One genomic region from Argentina anserina chromosome 2, drPotAnse1.1, whole genome shotgun sequence encodes:
- the LOC126782061 gene encoding transcription factor MYB8-like — protein sequence MGRRPCCSKEEVNKGPWTAEEDKMLADHIKAQGEQKWSSIFKQTGLRRCGKSCRLRWLNYLRPTIKRGNITQEEEDLIIRLHKLLENRWSLIAGRIPGRTDNEIKNYWNAHLRKKSQPEKTSKAAVKKMRPSDEAKVKDHHHSDDSKFVSESSEGSLLSHSSTTSTTTEESSPDILMDFYTREISLSEFLGTDFTKISSMIKTDKVLMVQREGANQLQTQPYDSSSRAEAEPNDEAPMNAVISREMVENLIIWEDQSDSDFGYQLSSAFTDFVADGEEYWNL from the exons ATGGGGAGAAGACCCTGCTGTTCTAAGGAAGAAGTGAACAAGGGGCCTTGGACAGCTGAAGAAGACAAGATGCTTGCGGATCATATCAAAGCTCAGGGAGAACAAAAATGGAGTAGCATTTTTAAACAAACAG GGCTGAGGAGATGTGGGAAGAGTTGCAGGCTTCGGTGGTTAAATTATCTGAGACCGACTATAAAACGAGGCAACATTACACAAGAAGAAGAGGACCTCATCATTAGGCTTCACAAACTTTTAGAAAACAG ATGGTCTCTAATAGCAGGGAGAATTCCAGGGCGAACAGACAATGAAATCAAGAACTACTGGAACGCACACTTACGTAAGAAGTCACAGCCGGAAAAGACGTCCAAGGCTGCAGTAAAGAAAATGAGACCCTCCGACGAGGCCAAAGTAAAAGATCATCATCATAGTGATGACTCCAAGTTTGTATCGGAATCAAGTGAAGGGTCATTATTGTCTCATTCATCTACTACGTCAACTACAACGGAAGAAAGTTCGCCGGATATCTTGATGGATTTTTACACCAGGGAGATAAGTCTTTCTGAGTTTCTAGGGACGGACTTCACAAAGATAAGCAGTATGATCAAGACTGATAAGGTACTAATGGTTCAACGAGAAGGAGCGAATCAACTTCAGACTCAGCCTTACGATAGTTCAAGTAGAGCGGAAGCTGAGCCTAATGATGAAGCACCAATGAATGCTGTAATATCGCGGGAAATGGTGGAGAACTTGATCATCTGGGAAGATCAAAGTGATTCAGACTTCGGGTATCAACTATCTTCAGCTTTCACGGACTTTGTTGCAGACGGAGAAGAATATTGGAATTTATAA